The Verrucomicrobium spinosum DSM 4136 = JCM 18804 genome includes a region encoding these proteins:
- a CDS encoding DUF7133 domain-containing protein: protein MQKSYLAAFLFAVGLATEVSAQEPGPPLFTPDQGERIALVGGAFGEVLGQEGTLEALMHLRYSEGKLVVRNFCRPADEVGVQQRPSNYTALGDPLKVFGPDTLLCFFGYNESFGGAEGVARFKVDCGKMLDQYATRYPVKKGAMKFVLISPAAVEEGGEFLPDGKKLNANLELYAKALGEVARDRRLPYVDVFTPTRTLFAAQPGLQFTTDGARLTPQGAGEVATLIDHGLFRSSSAVTSRPYFEKLRAACADKAWVHAQDYRMLNGWYVYGGRRTHDKETFPREYAKIRAMAAVRDAVVWELAQGRDAVPDDRNTGELFVPKTMFGTQPAKEPKELKYPTPEESIATMKVPPGFEVQLVASEREFPALSKVNQINVDNRGRIWAACMSTYPQWKPGDPRPGCKLVILDGVDPKTGRAGKATTFTDRLICPTGFEFWNGGVIVVDEPRLVWLKDTNGDDKADVEVVLSDGWGTDDTHHAIGAFEWSPGGLLHMLEGVSMSTTVETPWGPLRRSGKPGCYVFDPRSRKIRHFVTPGYGNPWCYTFDEWGQGIVGDGTTPQQHWDTPLSGAPISSRKGLNTVLGNGGGMRPNVGTEWIRTRQFPDEWQGAFIFACVINMNGLTTFTIGDDGAGFKGSRRAGGDLLAAQNNMTFRPTDPQIGADGALYFGDWSAALIGHMQYSQRDPNRDHTHGRVFRLVYKNKPLLEPVTQWGKTVPQLLAQLEEPEPRTRYRARRELRDRPTQSVLDAIQALKIDNDRLALECLWVQQGHHAVSPDLLKRALRAQTPEVRAAATRVLSDEWDRIPGALDLMKMQVVDEFPRTRCEAIRALSFVPGKEAVEAVLLAVDKPRDYWIDYTLDATIVALEKIWSPLLKSNQLAASPAGLDLLRKRQSASQPAVASTAALKRFLAAPDMPEAARKQVSAEIATAKGSADNGKAVFRRICIACHKWTGEGIEYGPAIDGLAKRMKRPDIVESILEPNALVAPQFVTHTFETKDGGNYAGFIVNETDTEVKLKVAGGLVMDIQKANIKTRAAQKVSSMPEGLANAMSPEEFIDLLEFLSPSREAPAGKK from the coding sequence ATGCAAAAGTCCTATCTTGCCGCGTTCCTATTCGCCGTTGGTTTGGCAACGGAAGTTTCTGCCCAGGAGCCTGGGCCGCCCCTATTCACGCCTGATCAGGGGGAAAGAATCGCACTTGTGGGAGGGGCGTTTGGGGAGGTTCTGGGCCAGGAGGGAACGCTGGAGGCCCTCATGCACTTGCGCTACTCTGAGGGAAAACTTGTGGTGCGAAATTTCTGCCGCCCGGCGGATGAAGTGGGGGTTCAACAGCGGCCCTCGAACTACACCGCATTGGGAGATCCCTTGAAGGTCTTTGGGCCTGACACGTTGCTTTGTTTCTTTGGCTACAATGAGTCTTTTGGCGGCGCAGAAGGGGTGGCGCGATTCAAAGTGGATTGTGGGAAAATGCTTGATCAGTATGCCACCCGCTATCCTGTGAAAAAGGGGGCGATGAAGTTCGTTCTAATCTCTCCGGCAGCGGTCGAAGAGGGGGGCGAGTTCCTTCCTGATGGCAAAAAGCTAAACGCCAACCTGGAGCTCTATGCCAAGGCACTGGGTGAAGTGGCCCGCGACCGCCGCCTGCCCTATGTGGATGTCTTTACGCCGACGCGCACTTTGTTCGCGGCCCAACCCGGTCTGCAATTCACCACAGATGGAGCGAGGCTGACGCCGCAGGGAGCCGGAGAGGTGGCCACGCTGATTGATCACGGCCTTTTTCGTTCATCGAGCGCTGTCACGTCGCGGCCCTATTTTGAAAAGCTCCGTGCGGCTTGTGCAGACAAGGCGTGGGTGCACGCCCAAGACTACCGTATGTTGAATGGCTGGTATGTCTATGGGGGCAGGCGCACCCATGACAAAGAAACGTTTCCTCGTGAGTATGCAAAGATCCGGGCGATGGCGGCAGTGAGGGATGCGGTCGTCTGGGAACTGGCGCAAGGGCGCGATGCCGTGCCGGATGACCGCAACACAGGGGAGCTCTTCGTTCCCAAGACCATGTTTGGCACTCAGCCAGCCAAGGAGCCCAAGGAGTTGAAGTACCCCACGCCTGAGGAGAGTATCGCAACGATGAAGGTGCCGCCGGGCTTTGAGGTGCAACTCGTCGCCAGCGAGCGGGAGTTTCCTGCGCTGTCAAAAGTGAATCAGATCAATGTGGACAATCGTGGGCGTATCTGGGCTGCTTGCATGAGCACCTATCCGCAGTGGAAACCGGGGGACCCGCGTCCGGGGTGCAAGTTGGTGATCCTGGATGGAGTTGACCCCAAAACCGGACGGGCTGGCAAGGCGACCACGTTCACAGACCGCTTGATATGCCCTACGGGTTTTGAGTTCTGGAACGGTGGTGTGATCGTGGTGGATGAGCCCCGGCTCGTCTGGCTCAAGGATACCAACGGTGATGACAAAGCCGACGTTGAAGTGGTCCTGAGCGATGGTTGGGGCACGGACGACACCCACCACGCGATTGGGGCCTTTGAGTGGTCTCCCGGAGGACTGTTACACATGCTGGAAGGTGTTTCCATGAGTACCACCGTGGAAACTCCATGGGGGCCTCTTCGCAGATCAGGCAAACCCGGATGTTACGTCTTTGACCCCCGGAGCCGGAAGATCCGGCACTTCGTCACGCCAGGCTACGGAAACCCCTGGTGCTACACTTTTGACGAGTGGGGACAGGGGATCGTAGGCGATGGTACCACGCCGCAGCAGCATTGGGACACGCCCCTTTCCGGTGCCCCTATCTCCAGCCGCAAGGGGCTCAACACGGTACTGGGAAATGGCGGTGGGATGCGGCCCAATGTGGGGACGGAATGGATACGTACCCGGCAGTTTCCGGACGAATGGCAGGGGGCTTTCATTTTTGCCTGCGTCATCAACATGAATGGCCTGACCACTTTCACCATAGGTGATGACGGGGCGGGTTTTAAAGGCTCACGCCGGGCGGGCGGGGATCTCCTTGCGGCCCAAAACAACATGACCTTCAGACCTACGGATCCCCAGATCGGCGCGGACGGCGCCCTCTACTTTGGGGACTGGAGCGCCGCACTTATCGGCCACATGCAATACTCGCAGCGGGACCCCAATCGTGACCACACCCATGGCCGCGTGTTCCGGCTGGTGTACAAGAACAAGCCATTGCTGGAGCCCGTGACGCAGTGGGGAAAAACAGTTCCGCAGCTCCTGGCTCAACTTGAAGAGCCCGAGCCTCGCACTCGCTATCGGGCTCGCCGTGAATTGCGCGACAGGCCGACGCAGTCGGTTCTGGACGCCATACAAGCTTTGAAGATTGACAATGACCGTTTGGCCTTGGAGTGCTTGTGGGTCCAGCAGGGGCATCATGCAGTGAGTCCAGATTTGCTCAAACGTGCGCTGAGGGCGCAGACTCCTGAGGTGCGCGCTGCTGCAACGAGGGTGCTCTCTGACGAATGGGACCGCATCCCAGGCGCGCTGGATCTCATGAAGATGCAGGTGGTTGATGAATTCCCTCGCACCCGCTGCGAGGCCATCCGCGCACTCAGTTTTGTGCCTGGCAAGGAGGCGGTCGAAGCCGTATTGCTCGCTGTGGACAAGCCTCGTGACTATTGGATCGACTACACTCTTGATGCGACCATCGTCGCGCTTGAGAAGATCTGGAGCCCGCTCCTAAAGAGCAACCAGCTGGCCGCAAGCCCGGCCGGGCTGGATCTGTTGCGCAAGCGTCAGAGCGCCAGCCAGCCAGCCGTGGCCTCTACAGCAGCGCTCAAGCGATTTCTTGCGGCTCCCGACATGCCGGAGGCAGCAAGGAAACAAGTTTCCGCAGAGATCGCCACGGCCAAGGGCAGTGCTGACAATGGCAAAGCTGTCTTCCGCCGGATTTGCATCGCCTGCCACAAGTGGACCGGTGAAGGCATCGAATATGGCCCCGCCATCGACGGCTTGGCCAAGCGCATGAAAAGGCCGGACATAGTGGAGAGCATCCTGGAACCCAATGCGCTGGTTGCCCCCCAGTTCGTCACTCACACTTTCGAAACCAAAGATGGTGGCAACTATGCGGGTTTCATTGTCAATGAGACCGACACCGAGGTGAAGCTGAAGGTGGCTGGCGGCCTGGTCATGGATATTCAGAAAGCCAATATCAAAACCAGGGCGGCGCAGAAAGTCAGTTCCATGCCGGAAGGGCTCGCGAATGCGATGTCGCCGGAGGAGTTTATTGACCTGCTTGAGTTTCTCTCTCCCTCCCGGGAGGCTCCCGCAGGTAAAAAATAG
- a CDS encoding FAD-dependent oxidoreductase, with translation MKLTLLALISYVFMLASASSQNVLVEAEMFSDPGGWDLDQQSMDVMGSPYLLAHGLGVPVKDAVTEVQIPVRGAYRVWVRTRDWVAPWRVPGSPGRFQLLVNGKPLATTFGTHGADWAWQDGGVVEAGGSTRLALHDLTGFAGRCDAVLFAKDSGFVPPNDIAELTAWRRSALGLPPTPADGGSYDLVVVGGGVAGTAAAVSAARQGLSVALVQDRPVLGGNASSEVRVWPEGHTRQKPFPHIGDIVEEICPKKSSASGNGKGGEVYEDQRKMAVVKEEPGLKLFMEHRVNSVDTKGAHVMSVTAQHVRTARRVKISGKLFADCTGDATVGFLAGADFEVSEEGSMGASNLWNVLDQADQKQVLKCECKDKDALSMLAEAGQVAAPFPRVPWALNLTDKPFPGRKGAKGQWANTPISNLGGWFWESGFDKDSIKEIELIRDLNMRAMYGAWDALKNVDGLYPNHRLGWSAFIAGKRESRRLMGDVVLKAEDFRKGTKWPDPAYPNSWHIDIHVPHPAFGKDLKGQEFISEATTGKEYQYKGPYWAPYRTLYSRNINNLFMAGRNISVDREAIGPVRVMRTCGMMGEVVGKAAWICVRHDVSPRGVYDQHLALLQKLMQQPGGMRRKNVEGSLELPTGAGVK, from the coding sequence GTGAAACTTACTCTCCTCGCACTCATCTCTTATGTGTTCATGCTGGCTTCCGCAAGCTCGCAGAACGTTCTCGTAGAAGCTGAAATGTTCTCCGATCCAGGCGGCTGGGACTTGGACCAGCAGAGCATGGATGTCATGGGGTCGCCCTATCTGCTGGCACATGGTCTGGGCGTGCCAGTAAAGGATGCCGTGACCGAGGTGCAGATACCAGTTCGAGGAGCTTATCGCGTGTGGGTGCGCACCAGGGACTGGGTGGCCCCATGGAGGGTGCCGGGCTCCCCCGGGCGTTTCCAGCTTCTGGTGAATGGGAAGCCGCTTGCGACCACTTTTGGCACCCATGGGGCAGACTGGGCCTGGCAGGACGGGGGAGTGGTGGAGGCTGGCGGCAGCACCAGGCTTGCCTTGCACGATCTCACCGGATTCGCGGGCCGCTGTGATGCTGTGTTGTTTGCAAAGGACTCCGGTTTCGTCCCTCCCAACGACATTGCTGAACTTACAGCCTGGCGTCGCTCTGCTCTGGGACTGCCACCCACTCCAGCAGATGGTGGCAGCTATGATCTGGTGGTGGTGGGTGGGGGCGTCGCAGGCACGGCTGCCGCAGTGTCCGCAGCCCGTCAGGGCTTGAGTGTGGCCCTGGTGCAGGATCGTCCAGTTCTAGGAGGCAATGCCAGCAGCGAGGTGCGGGTCTGGCCTGAGGGGCACACACGGCAAAAGCCCTTCCCGCACATTGGAGACATCGTCGAAGAGATTTGTCCGAAAAAGAGCAGTGCGAGCGGCAATGGCAAAGGGGGCGAAGTGTATGAAGATCAGCGGAAGATGGCTGTGGTGAAAGAGGAGCCCGGACTTAAACTGTTCATGGAGCACCGTGTGAACTCTGTGGATACAAAGGGAGCACACGTCATGAGCGTGACCGCCCAGCACGTCCGAACGGCTCGTCGTGTAAAGATCAGCGGAAAGCTCTTTGCGGATTGCACGGGGGACGCGACAGTCGGCTTCCTGGCGGGAGCAGACTTTGAGGTGTCCGAGGAGGGCAGCATGGGGGCCAGCAATTTGTGGAACGTCCTGGATCAAGCGGACCAGAAGCAAGTTTTGAAGTGTGAGTGCAAGGACAAGGATGCACTCTCCATGCTGGCAGAAGCTGGCCAGGTCGCGGCCCCTTTCCCCCGTGTGCCCTGGGCGTTGAATCTCACGGACAAACCCTTCCCGGGGCGCAAAGGGGCAAAGGGCCAGTGGGCCAACACTCCCATTAGCAATCTTGGGGGCTGGTTCTGGGAGAGTGGGTTTGACAAAGATTCGATCAAAGAAATTGAGCTGATTCGCGATCTGAACATGCGGGCCATGTATGGTGCTTGGGATGCGCTCAAGAATGTGGACGGCCTGTACCCCAACCACAGGCTTGGGTGGAGCGCTTTCATCGCCGGGAAACGCGAGTCCCGGCGTCTCATGGGGGATGTGGTGTTGAAGGCAGAAGACTTCCGCAAAGGCACCAAGTGGCCAGACCCCGCCTATCCCAACAGCTGGCATATCGACATCCACGTGCCCCACCCGGCCTTTGGCAAGGACTTGAAGGGTCAGGAGTTCATCTCAGAAGCCACCACGGGCAAAGAATATCAGTACAAGGGACCCTACTGGGCTCCTTATCGCACCCTCTACAGCAGGAACATCAACAACCTGTTCATGGCGGGACGAAACATCAGCGTGGATCGCGAGGCGATTGGTCCGGTTCGCGTGATGCGAACCTGTGGAATGATGGGTGAAGTGGTCGGCAAGGCCGCCTGGATCTGCGTACGCCATGACGTGAGCCCACGAGGTGTGTATGACCAGCACCTTGCCCTTCTGCAAAAACTCATGCAGCAGCCAGGGGGCATGCGCCGCAAAAATGTGGAAGGCTCTCTGGAGCTTCCCACCGGTGCCGGTGTGAAGTAG
- a CDS encoding FecR domain-containing protein, with the protein MALTRLDSLLNAYFDGTLSPEDRHELEQRLLSSVENQEKFWEWASWDAILGEWGEELGSWKEMPCRPPRRVAPDTKRSRMLNSSLLTSWSFGLAGFVFVALVLCLNLGDPGVKPSAALLVSTVNARWSDDTPALSVTAGNDPAGRDLSLIEGTAEFQTLHGASVLMEGPASIRFEGPTSLFVRSGKVVCRCPTPASRLTVNTSQTSVEDLGTDFTVEAREDQSTRVAVLSGEVKVGGGKGGTVLRKGEAAEVRTLGVTMLNPEEVQQMLSSFDQSVGVPDDKDNWLKNGTFDTPTPGSKDWLFSSKGVRIENGVLLVSARKQFSWPHARQKIFGEGLSGRTFVASVRTLEHTEDPLRAGQYAVLKLNFIDKYNKAFAYAAKAFLFSGETINADKSAQLAAIAPPGTKGVSFELLLGVQRDRSGTVAFDDAVLRVGEPPARNAAP; encoded by the coding sequence ATGGCCCTCACAAGACTCGACTCACTGCTCAATGCCTACTTCGACGGGACGCTCTCCCCAGAAGATCGGCATGAACTGGAACAGCGTCTTCTCAGCTCTGTTGAAAATCAGGAGAAGTTCTGGGAGTGGGCGAGTTGGGATGCTATCCTCGGCGAGTGGGGAGAGGAGCTTGGAAGCTGGAAAGAGATGCCCTGCAGGCCGCCCCGTCGCGTGGCACCGGATACAAAGCGGTCCCGGATGTTGAACAGTTCGCTGCTCACTTCCTGGTCATTTGGACTGGCAGGATTTGTCTTCGTTGCCCTCGTATTGTGCCTCAATCTTGGCGATCCTGGGGTGAAGCCGTCGGCGGCCTTGTTGGTCAGTACGGTCAATGCCCGCTGGAGCGATGATACACCGGCCTTGAGTGTGACCGCGGGAAATGACCCTGCTGGGCGAGACCTCAGCCTGATTGAGGGCACTGCGGAGTTTCAAACCCTCCATGGAGCTTCTGTGCTGATGGAAGGGCCGGCGTCCATACGCTTCGAGGGGCCGACCTCTCTTTTTGTGAGGTCTGGAAAAGTGGTCTGCCGTTGTCCAACTCCTGCGTCCCGGCTCACGGTGAACACCTCGCAAACGAGTGTCGAGGACCTTGGCACCGATTTCACCGTTGAGGCGCGGGAGGATCAGAGCACCCGAGTTGCCGTGCTAAGCGGGGAGGTGAAGGTTGGTGGTGGCAAGGGGGGCACCGTCCTGCGGAAGGGAGAGGCGGCCGAGGTAAGAACCCTGGGGGTTACCATGCTGAACCCGGAGGAGGTGCAACAAATGCTGAGCAGCTTTGACCAGAGCGTGGGAGTGCCCGATGACAAGGACAACTGGCTGAAAAATGGCACCTTCGACACACCCACACCTGGGAGCAAAGACTGGTTGTTCTCGTCCAAGGGTGTTCGGATTGAAAATGGCGTTCTGCTTGTCTCAGCCAGAAAACAATTCTCCTGGCCTCATGCCCGGCAGAAAATCTTCGGAGAAGGACTTTCCGGACGAACGTTTGTGGCCTCTGTACGCACACTGGAGCATACAGAGGATCCCTTGCGTGCGGGTCAGTACGCCGTACTGAAGTTGAATTTCATTGATAAGTATAACAAGGCATTTGCCTATGCAGCGAAGGCTTTCCTCTTTAGTGGTGAGACCATAAATGCGGACAAGTCTGCCCAACTGGCAGCGATTGCTCCTCCGGGCACCAAGGGTGTTAGTTTTGAACTGCTCCTCGGTGTCCAGCGGGACCGCTCTGGCACCGTGGCCTTTGATGACGCGGTATTGCGGGTGGGCGAGCCACCGGCGCGGAATGCTGCGCCCTGA
- a CDS encoding RNA polymerase sigma factor, producing the protein MSESGTSDPSHLAHVHQLFVSEMVALRGFLRALVRERALVDDLVQDTFLTVTSRAASYQEGTNFRAWLFTIARFKVLESFRKSGAPPEALRLEVVEALTEKERDFGAVDERVDHLTACIERLAPKAKLAIEMRYQQSLRPPEIASAMRLSTGAVKVALMRARDTLRLCIERRIVSKPL; encoded by the coding sequence ATGTCTGAATCTGGAACCAGCGACCCAAGCCATCTCGCGCATGTGCATCAGCTGTTCGTCAGCGAGATGGTGGCTTTACGCGGGTTTCTGCGTGCGTTGGTCCGCGAGCGGGCCTTGGTGGACGATCTGGTTCAGGATACTTTTTTGACCGTGACATCCCGCGCTGCCTCCTACCAGGAGGGTACCAACTTCCGTGCGTGGTTGTTCACCATTGCTCGCTTCAAGGTGCTGGAGTCATTCAGGAAGTCAGGCGCGCCGCCGGAGGCGTTGCGCCTGGAGGTTGTCGAGGCCTTGACTGAGAAGGAACGGGACTTTGGAGCGGTTGATGAGCGAGTTGATCACCTGACAGCTTGCATTGAGCGCCTGGCCCCCAAGGCAAAGCTCGCAATCGAAATGCGATATCAACAAAGCCTCCGTCCTCCAGAAATTGCAAGTGCGATGCGACTGAGTACAGGGGCGGTAAAAGTCGCGCTCATGCGCGCACGTGACACGTTGCGGCTCTGTATAGAGCGGCGCATTGTTTCCAAACCCCTGTAG
- a CDS encoding PA14 domain-containing protein — MTDPTTDIQAWLESHGLDELLSPFIENDITVDLLPTLSGEELREMGVTSLGLRKKALAAIAALQSAPPEPAWVPAAEKVHAPAPPVIRVQESISQPKSGASAPPVFLPAPSLPSLPPPSVAAAGPRSAAVLSHDQVVSSSARHAPPPATAASPPKKVKRKLFSASFLVVSIGLHLVLGLGAGYWVVQQIAAKRKLQFSSGPPTSSPSKRALEHKVSLQKRKNAGGAPAQARRISVQGLASNITLPEMPTMATSSTQVVAGRMSGMGGAGFGTGLGFGNGNGMGVGGLGTGGLGLTMFGARGGGGLEGTFYDLKQTKGGRPHTMSPELYNSAVRAWVEGGLKESDMDQYYRAPTKLYATQFVMPDMGAGEAPKAYGVEDHVKPSQWVAHYKGKVSPPKTGTYQFMGAGDDTLVVFFDKKHVLDASWKPVSSLSQASIEPEGAYVGFPRKGYVKGTPFKAVQGQWYDIDILIGEQPGGKFFACLCIEEEKKNGLPLFRLSAGKLPKMNNPPPFEENAPVWKVLGEKSGPLDMLRR, encoded by the coding sequence ATGACAGATCCCACCACAGACATCCAGGCATGGCTTGAGAGCCACGGTTTGGATGAACTGCTGAGCCCGTTTATCGAGAACGACATCACGGTGGACCTGCTGCCAACCCTTTCTGGTGAGGAGTTGCGTGAAATGGGCGTCACCTCCCTGGGGCTGCGCAAAAAGGCACTGGCTGCCATTGCCGCCCTCCAGTCAGCGCCCCCCGAGCCTGCCTGGGTGCCTGCGGCAGAAAAAGTACATGCGCCTGCCCCCCCGGTCATACGGGTTCAGGAGTCAATTTCACAGCCGAAGTCCGGCGCTAGCGCGCCTCCGGTTTTCTTGCCTGCCCCGTCCCTGCCATCGCTTCCCCCCCCATCGGTGGCCGCAGCCGGGCCGCGCTCGGCCGCGGTGCTGTCCCACGACCAGGTGGTGTCAAGTTCAGCCAGGCATGCGCCCCCACCTGCCACGGCTGCCTCCCCGCCCAAGAAGGTGAAACGAAAGCTCTTCTCTGCAAGCTTTCTGGTGGTGAGCATTGGTTTACACCTCGTGCTGGGCTTGGGGGCGGGATATTGGGTGGTTCAGCAGATTGCCGCCAAACGCAAGCTGCAGTTCTCCAGCGGTCCTCCCACATCGAGCCCCAGCAAGCGGGCGCTGGAGCACAAAGTCTCTCTGCAAAAACGCAAAAACGCCGGTGGGGCGCCCGCGCAAGCCAGACGCATCTCCGTGCAGGGCCTGGCCTCCAACATCACGCTGCCGGAGATGCCTACCATGGCCACGAGCAGCACCCAGGTCGTGGCCGGTCGCATGAGCGGCATGGGCGGTGCGGGCTTCGGGACCGGCCTGGGGTTCGGCAACGGCAACGGCATGGGCGTTGGCGGCTTGGGCACGGGCGGCCTTGGCCTGACCATGTTTGGTGCCCGTGGGGGGGGCGGGTTGGAGGGCACTTTCTATGACTTGAAGCAAACAAAGGGGGGGCGCCCCCACACGATGAGTCCTGAGCTCTATAACAGCGCTGTGCGCGCCTGGGTTGAAGGCGGGTTAAAGGAGTCAGATATGGACCAGTACTACAGGGCGCCGACCAAACTTTACGCCACGCAATTTGTCATGCCGGACATGGGCGCTGGGGAGGCACCCAAAGCCTACGGGGTGGAGGACCATGTCAAGCCATCGCAATGGGTGGCTCACTACAAGGGTAAAGTTTCGCCGCCCAAGACGGGAACCTATCAATTCATGGGTGCGGGCGACGACACCCTGGTGGTGTTCTTTGACAAAAAGCACGTTCTCGACGCCTCGTGGAAGCCAGTTTCATCATTGTCCCAGGCATCGATTGAGCCTGAAGGTGCCTACGTCGGCTTCCCGCGCAAAGGCTATGTCAAGGGGACCCCTTTCAAAGCGGTACAGGGGCAGTGGTATGACATAGACATCCTGATTGGCGAGCAGCCGGGCGGGAAGTTCTTTGCCTGCCTGTGCATCGAAGAGGAGAAAAAAAATGGGTTGCCGCTTTTTCGGCTCTCCGCCGGGAAGTTGCCCAAGATGAACAATCCACCTCCCTTTGAAGAGAATGCACCCGTCTGGAAAGTCCTGGGTGAAAAATCAGGTCCTCTGGACATGCTGCGCCGCTAA
- a CDS encoding ExbD/TolR family protein translates to MKAYNPNSHGDGNLGFQIAPMIDVVFVIMLFFMVMAGAVKVERELNQRLPGTVDSSKSVEFTDEVVINIAENGEVLLNDEPMDAKGGHQMPRLTGALMRLKQSADAAKSPTLVTVLSEPEAKYARTVDVLDALAAAEITNVTFTVAEEEE, encoded by the coding sequence ATGAAGGCATACAATCCCAACTCCCACGGCGATGGCAACCTCGGGTTCCAGATTGCCCCCATGATTGACGTGGTCTTTGTCATCATGCTTTTCTTCATGGTGATGGCGGGTGCGGTCAAGGTGGAGCGTGAGCTCAACCAGCGACTGCCCGGCACGGTGGACTCCAGCAAAAGCGTGGAGTTCACGGACGAAGTGGTCATCAACATAGCCGAGAATGGTGAAGTGCTGCTCAACGATGAACCCATGGACGCCAAGGGGGGGCATCAGATGCCGCGCCTGACCGGAGCCCTGATGAGGCTGAAGCAAAGCGCTGACGCTGCCAAGTCCCCCACGTTGGTGACGGTGTTGAGCGAGCCGGAGGCAAAGTACGCCCGCACTGTGGATGTGCTGGATGCCCTGGCTGCAGCGGAAATAACCAACGTTACCTTCACTGTCGCCGAGGAGGAAGAATAA
- a CDS encoding ExbD/TolR family protein, with protein sequence MAGGGGGGEGEPEFQIAPMIDVLLVLLIFFMSITSAQVLKVDKGITLPVATHGIKKDNARSEGVINVRWEAAKKKAVYTYNEKPYTDLTKLSADLAVAKKAADQTGSKGKNPEYRVVIRGDREGNARSVSLAMNAAAEAGISDISFSTTNKE encoded by the coding sequence ATGGCAGGCGGAGGTGGCGGCGGAGAGGGCGAGCCGGAATTTCAAATCGCCCCGATGATTGACGTGCTGCTGGTATTGCTCATCTTTTTCATGAGCATCACCAGCGCCCAGGTGTTGAAGGTGGACAAAGGCATCACCCTGCCTGTGGCCACTCATGGCATCAAGAAAGACAATGCCCGCTCGGAGGGGGTCATCAATGTACGGTGGGAGGCCGCCAAAAAGAAAGCGGTCTATACCTACAACGAAAAGCCCTACACCGACCTCACCAAGCTCAGCGCTGATCTGGCCGTGGCAAAAAAGGCGGCTGACCAGACGGGGTCCAAAGGCAAGAACCCCGAATACCGCGTGGTCATTCGGGGGGACCGGGAGGGCAATGCCCGGAGCGTTTCGCTTGCGATGAACGCCGCTGCAGAGGCTGGCATCAGTGACATCTCATTTTCCACCACCAACAAGGAATGA
- a CDS encoding MotA/TolQ/ExbB proton channel family protein: MKSYSILLAVFLVAGTSVFAAEAPKSPDAKSEAPVVHNKTLWEQIKEGGWVMVPIGVCSVLTLYLMGDGFLRVTNPKKLLPSEEIEAVKSLYRQGKYNDAYQFCKSRASAFANVTRVATSQLGEGKSATEEGVIAEIMKENSRMQTFISYLSVIGVCTPMIGLVGTVTGMMGAFATLGTSGIGDPSQLSAHIGEVLVATASGLFVAIPAFTAYYWLRNRAARVLHDLQDTVSQLMRKMPYDKLAGAHIGDEEIVAADPEWWVESEPVEA, translated from the coding sequence ATGAAATCCTACTCCATCCTCCTGGCCGTCTTCCTCGTTGCGGGAACGTCAGTATTCGCCGCTGAAGCCCCGAAAAGCCCCGACGCCAAGTCGGAAGCGCCAGTCGTTCACAACAAGACCCTTTGGGAGCAGATCAAAGAAGGGGGCTGGGTCATGGTGCCCATCGGGGTGTGCTCTGTGCTCACACTCTATCTTATGGGAGACGGTTTCCTGCGCGTCACCAACCCCAAGAAGCTGCTGCCGTCCGAAGAGATCGAGGCGGTGAAAAGCCTCTATCGGCAGGGCAAATACAATGATGCCTATCAGTTCTGCAAGTCACGTGCCTCGGCGTTCGCCAACGTGACCCGTGTTGCGACAAGCCAGCTCGGGGAGGGTAAATCTGCGACAGAAGAGGGAGTGATCGCAGAGATCATGAAGGAGAATTCCCGCATGCAGACCTTCATCAGCTATCTGTCTGTGATCGGGGTTTGCACCCCTATGATCGGGCTGGTGGGTACGGTGACGGGCATGATGGGGGCTTTTGCCACGCTGGGCACCTCCGGCATCGGCGACCCTTCTCAGCTTTCGGCCCACATCGGTGAGGTGCTGGTGGCCACAGCCTCTGGCTTGTTTGTCGCCATTCCGGCGTTCACAGCCTACTACTGGCTGCGGAACCGGGCGGCCAGAGTGCTGCATGATCTCCAGGACACCGTGTCCCAGTTGATGCGCAAAATGCCCTATGACAAACTGGCCGGGGCTCACATTGGCGATGAGGAAATCGTGGCCGCGGATCCTGAGTGGTGGGTTGAATCTGAGCCTGTCGAGGCCTGA